TGCTGTATGaggtttgttttgaaatgttcaaAGCGCTCTCAGCGAGGCGGCGACGGCACGTGCCTCTgagaaatgtgactttgaaTGGAGGACAAATGAGGACAGCAGCCGAAGacctgccgccgccgccgccgctgacCTGGAGCCTCCAGAGAAACACCAAAGATTAACGACTGTGTGCTGAGATTCACAACATGCTGCATCAACATTGTCAAATTCACTCCAGTCCTACTTTTATGGACGTTTTCCTCCTTTCACTCAgtgaataattcattttcagGCAGAGTCAGGGACGTGAACACAGGCCAGACACTTCAGAAGCCACTCTAGTTTATACAGACGAGAGAAAATTGTCCTTCTCGACAGGATGAGAGAAAGGAAATCTACTGCTGATAAGGAGAAACGGGTGACAGAAGCGATCGTCGTGTCATCTTGCTGCTTTTTGAGCTGAAGGTTTGACTTATTGGAAAATAATGTGTCCACCGTCTCTACTGTGATCCTAATGAGCAACATGCACTTTAAATTTCTTAAGCTGACGTAAACAAATTTCTTAAGCAGAAGTAAGCGTTAGTGAGTCCGTCGCTTTAACCATGTTCACACCAAGACACAGATAAAACCATTAAAAGTCACGTTCCTTCGACCTCAACACTGACTGAACGACCTGAACGGAAACAGGAATAGAAAAACTATTTGCGTCGTGCGAGCAGAGCGGCAAGAATTAGCGCGTCCATCCTGGTGTCACGTTTCCATTACTACCAAGTGGAGCTGATGAATCCCCGATGCTGATTgtaaaagccagatgttagctTTCCTTGTGTGCTAGTTTTGTTTAGCATGTTTCAACAGTTTAATTCCCCTGTTGAGGAACGACATTAGCttttgtgcatttctgtgtggaCCTCGTAGGATGACGTCCACGTTAATGTGACGGCGTTAACGATGGGATTTTGAAGGCGGGTCCGTTTGAGACCGATGGCTGCTGTGGTTTCTTCAGATCCACATTCCTGTTGCTCTTCAGCTCTTCCTCCACGTTGTTCATGCTCTATTTACATCCAGCCATGTGTTTCACGCCTTCAGCCGctttccaaacacacagacatgaccCGGCCTCTTCATCCAATTAACTCTGGCCTCTGCATTAGAGCCGCTAACTGTCCGAgaacgtccacacacacacattcaaacatgtttccaggtttttttttactattgcCGTCACATGTTTCACCAAATGACTCACCCTTCGTCTGCGTTTTCAGTCAAGACGTCCTCTTgaatcctgcagcagctgactcCAGTTAAAAGTTAGCGCCGATTAGGCGCACATGTGTGCGTACATGTGACAGTCAACCCCACCTGCCATCTCGAATCCATtcagcaaatgtgtgtgtttgtgtgtgtatttgtgttattgAGGGATTCATGTGTCAGAGCGGCATTTAGAGGAAACATTGTTGTGATCGTAGacgacacaaaacacaaaagtcaaGTCAACTCTTGCGACAGGAACGGTGGAAAACATGACAACACGAGGGCAACCAAAGATATGAGCCgaggaaaacaacagtgacTCATCACAGAAGACGTTCAGCCATCCGAACAGTCGTGTTGCTGTGGATGTTTCCCCAGCGATGCAGAAACAATCGAGCAATCGAAGCTCGGTCAGCGAGATTAAACGATCCCCTAAACGATCTCTCAGCATGAAATGTCTTTTCTATGACAATTTGACGCACGTTGTGATGCAGAAAAGTGGCATCAAGCCCTTAAAAGTTGTAAACAGTCAACTGGAAACGATGGTTACGATAGCTGCTGCTGGCCAAACGTGAACATTTCCGTTTCCTCCTTTGTCCTCGTTGGTGGCGTCGATGCACCTTAATGCTCGCTGctcgaagaagaagaagaagaagacgcaGGAACTAGCTCGCTCGCTACAGCTCCACGGTCACGTCGCCCGCTGTGTGCTCACATGTTCCAGGCTGGATTTTCCCTCTAAACTGAGCCGCAATATCTGGTTCTGGCCAGCCAGTATATTTGGGATTTCGCGGCGATGTGTGCAAACATGAAGTGTATCTCTGATGCTCCCCCCCAGAAACCGGACAGGCTAATCCTCCTCCCCACGGAGCGTCTCTGGGGGGCCCTCGGGACAGTCTGGACGCTCGGGGTTTAACCAGCAGGCCACCTGCTTTCTCAGCAgtcaggagggagggaggtccAGTTCAGGGGGTGTAAAGAGGATTTTTGGGGTCAGTACTGGGGCAGAGTGGTCTTTGCGTGTCTGGAAACAGTAGTCCAGAACCACAGGGTGTGTAAACAATCTAAATGTCCAGCCGAGACTCAGGACTTCACTGATGAATCGCAGCAGatgatgtaaaacaaaacaaaaaaagtcatcttCTGTATTTGTGCCGCCAAACATCAGCGGCGACACAAATAGACGAGGTTAATCCACGTGTGATCCCTCGGCCTCCAGAGTACATCCTGTCCCCGCGGCCGCCGTGCTTGAAGAAAACACCTTTTGTCAATGAAACAGGATTTGCGAAAGTGCCATCTGGACCTCAGAGCGCATCTCCTCCGGGCCAGCCAGCCACTCCGAGGTCAGGATCCGGGATCAGACTGACCCGAGGACGGAGCGGCGCAGATCAAGGACCTTTATGAGATTTTGTCCCTGGACACGCAGAACTTGAGCTTTTTATCCTTGATTGTAAAAACAGGCGGCTGCCTTGATTTCAGAAGGCCAACTTGACTAGAATAAATTAATATCACATTAAGTGTCGTGTTTTTATTGAAGCAACTAAGAAAAAACGACAAAAGACCTCGTTCTGGATGCCTGACGAGAGGAAATTAAAGTGTCGCCTGGAAAATGTTGCTATAAATACAGCTGCTGTACCTCCAGGTTAAAACATgacctccaaaataaaagcactacTTTCTTCCTTCACTTTCATTTGAGAGCAGTGGAGCAGGGTCGGTGTTGTTTTCTATGGTACCAGCTCCCTACAAAGCAGCTAGGGGCtagcacgttagcatgctaatgccTGTAGATATCACTGCAACATAACACAGAGACGTCTTTGTCTTAACGTTCTGctgaattcattttaaatttagaaaatctataatattgcacctttgaaacCAATAAAAATGTAGTTGCTGcctcaaaatatgttttttaaattaatactCTTCGTGTAAACTGATGTGAAGGATTGTGAAGTTATAGTTAACGTCCTCCTGCATGAGTACACCTTTTCAAACGTAGTGTTGCTGTGTTAAGATTCTCAGTTTATGATTATTTTAGGACGCTTTTACTGACTTTTATTGGCTTTATTGTATCACATGGTATTATTGTTTGCATACTTATATAATATGTGGTGGTGTTGGGTTATACAAGACAGCCAACTGTGGCTTTTTCTTGTTAACATTTTATGGGTTTGCATAAATACAGTGTAGTGTTTACATATACTGTAGTATTTGTACATGTTGGGAGGAGATTATGAAAAGGATTTACAGTaatcctttattttcttttaccttaATGCCATGGAGAGCTGCATACGTCCATACAGGGGATTAAAACGGAGACACAATGTGGATTTATGTGCAccaatatattatattttacaattttaaaatctgatttttagTGCTATATTCAAAATTCTCCTTTATTCTTATTCCGATGAGAATATAACAGCGTGTCCTTCACAGATTTCTGCCTGTAATGTTAAAGAAGCTACACAGTCTCACATGTCCTCATCATATATTCCTGCACGCTTCCAGCATGCGAGTCCACGTGAGGCAGCGGTGGGCGGGGCTTCACGGTATTGCTCCAAGGAGGCTCGGTCGCATGTGACCAATCACAGCTCCCCATATAGATAAATATTTACATAGCGGTCCGCCCACTGCGCATGTGTAATGAGGCCTGGCTGTGAACTGGGATGTCTGGGTGAACTGGGAGGAAGTCAGGGTTAATTATTATCTGGGAATTAGGGAGCTGGTTGGCTTCCATGTTgacctacatttttttttaattaggtTTAACACTTGTTTCAGCGTAAATTCATGACtggatgtatttttatttttgtgcccTACATCCAGACACATCTCACTACATCACAGCGTGTGGtacagtttgattatttattcaatgtacattttgtaaatacaaacacacaaaaaaatctcaTAAACCATCTGgcagctttttatttaatatgtcTGAACTGTTTTGTACGTTCTTTCAGTATAGTTTATTATTGTAAAATTTGAATCTGTAAATAATATTTACCGGATcttgagagaaaaacaaaaatctaaaaaaaaaagtatgattcTTATTGTTTGCTACAATCTTTCTGCTAATTGCAAAGTCAAACCTCTTTGTAACGTGACAGAGTTTGAttgatatttatcttttaactaaaaaatctaaatctttaTGCTAAATTCCTCCCCGTGGTATCCATAATAACCATTTCATAAAGGTTTTGTATGGAAGTCAGAAATTCCAGTATTGCGTCAACACTAATGTAAGATAACACTTTACAACAAGGGTTCTTTACTTAACATTAGTTAATAACTTGACAAACATTAACTAACAGTTCAGTTACGTAATCATTTACTGACTCATGTTAACTAAGTAAACATCTTCATCAACCACCTACCAACACCAGGAACTACCTGAATAAGTGTTAAGTTACTCAATGCTTGTAAGGGTTTAATGCTTATTATTGTATATCTTAACAATTGTTTAATGCTTATTATTATATATACTGTTGTTTAATGCTTCATATTGTCCACATTAACTGTTAAATgcttattattatatatatatttaccatTTAAACAATAGTTAAGTACCACAATAATAAGACTGTATTCAACTACTTGTTTAAATTGTATCGCAGTGCTCAGTAATAATGTCTATTATTATATTGAGTAATATTAATAAACTATTATAAACTATTAAATGATGTATATCTTGATTAAATGGTTGACCGTTCATTGATTGATATTTATTGCTGCATTAACAAATGTGAATCAAACCCAGAAGAACCTAGAAGTCGTtaacaaagaaggaaaaacagtccacttttttgttttcatttttatttgaggTGCAACTGTCTAGTGCAATTGTAACGTCACATTTGTGATGGGCTGAGGAACATGCACAAAACATCGACAAACTTGTGCTaggcatttttttccttttttatgtttctcaAAACGCCAAAAAAAGTGTCTCGATTTTGTGTTCGGCGCTCCCAGTTGCACTACGAGCAAATTCAAAACGCTTGGCTGTACAAAAAGacgaaagaaaaagaaagagacaaagaaaataaaaaacaaaaagaacaccATCGccattcattaaaaaacaaaaacaactacacaCGTCTCAATATGGTAAAACAGTCCAGGTAAATTCGAGCGAGTGAGTTAAGCGACGGCAGAGGAGAGAGTTCACGTACAGTACGAGGCCGTGAGACAGCATCTTAGTGTGGAGGTAAATATCCTCTTCTGTTCCCACCCTGAGTACTGACATCACAGGTAGATCAAAACCTGGCGAAAccatagatatatatatatagagagagagagatatttatatatatataaatgtatatttcacAACTAAAAAAGCTTCTATATATGTATCTATGGTTAGAAACCAGGCACTTGGCAGAGTTTAATTGGaaatgtttaatctgtacaaagtTCATTACCTAGAAACAGTCACGTCCGACTTCATTGCCTCTCcgttaattattttttacagatCACTAGGACATTAATTTACAtcaacaagaagacaaaaacaaatcctaAAACCTCCCTTTATAAAATTTCCCTGCATAAATGTTTAATGCTCCATCcgagaaaagggaggaggaggaggaggaggagaagtgtgTTCAGGGTGGGGACGGAGACACGGACCTCCAAAAAGAACACCGAGTTCTCGAAGGGAACAATAAGACGCGgctaatatatatttaataattcTCTGTAACCCGCCCCGTCAGAATAGCGAGATTCCCCCTCTCCGTCGTCTTCAGATGCTGTGAGGGGGTGAAGacccagaaaagaaaaaaaaaacaaaacgtgagCTGGACTCTCTCTGACTCCCATTCCGGATGGGTCGTACGATTCTTTAAAGTTCGTCCATTGTCAATAACATCTGGGAAAAGTGCACAGACCGCAGCAACGAAAACATAAAACCAGAGTAAAAAACAAGTGTGATGCAGACGGACAGTGCTGGGTTGAGGGGGGCGAGACGATGGCACACTTTCCACGGGTCACGCTTGCGAGGGATTCGACAAGAGCAAGGCAGTTGCTACCCTGATTGGCCCGGGGCCCGGCGTTATaggctcctcctcctttccctgGCGGCCCTGAACAAAGGTGGCGACGGAGGgttgacttcctgtcagctctgacGATTGTCTGAAGCATAggatacactcacacacagacgccGGTGTAACTCCACAGTCTTTCAGTTAAATTAAGAAATgtgcaacaaaaagaaagtcGTTTTAAGTGTCCGCCGGTTGAGTCGAGACGGTGGCATAGAGTCAGTTCACAGTATGGCAAgactcctccttcctcctcctcctcctcctcttcttctatCATCCCCCTTGTATCTCATCCTCATCGGTGGGGAGATCCTCCATCAACATCATCTCTGTGTTACGCAGACGTGCTGGAGCTCTGTGAGGAAGGGAGGGCTTGTGTCGTCCCGGCCGGCGCCGGGACCGCAGGCTGGCCGTTGCCGGTCGGGGAGCCGCCGGTCTGGACCTGCGCCTGGAACTGGGCCATCTGCTCGGGGCTGGCCAGGTTCTTGAGCAGGTtgttctcctgctccagctgagAGTTGCGCTCGATCAGCTCTTTGATTTGCTCCTtcagcacctccacctcctctcgcACGGCGTACATCAGGTGGCTCTTCACCAGGTCCTGAGAGAGAaagcgagcgagagagacacGTTAACATTCACATTCCTTCCTCCATGTTTCCTCTGTGAGGTGGACATCTTGTTCAAACCACATCAGACAGCTTATTAAACAACAGAACATGCggataaaaacatttcatttgcttCCTGTTCATGCAGTAAACACGCAAGAACCCAAGCTAACAGTCCTGCagctttgattgattgatcgaCTGATTGATTGCCAAACATCTGCAGGCTCctgcttctcaaatgtgaagattcACATTAAATCTTTATTTCAATATCATCCTGAACATTTCTAGTGATTGTGGACTGTTTGGCAGATAAAACAAGAAACTAATGGGCGTCAGCTTTGATGCTGAGGTATTTCAACTGGCatgttttcactatttttttgatattttgaagaTTAAATAAACTCTTATCAGTGAGTCGTGAGCTTTATTAGACAACAAACTGACCAACAAGTCGATAAACTGagaattaaagcaaaaatgcaaaattctGTGGttacattttctcaaatttaatttttttatatcAGCATATTTTGAATAATTGGCTGTCTACTGGAGTTCTTTTCACATGTctcatcaattaatcaagaCATGTATTAGTCAGTTTACTCACCAACATGTCAAATGACTGGAAACTATTTGGGTGATTTGGTGTTTTACCTGCTTATATGATGATTTAGTACTTGCCAGATTTAGGATCTTTGACATTATGTACAGTGAATGAGTCATACAAAGTCATGACAGTCCATGTTCTGTGAGTCATATGAACCCTCTGACTTCCTAAAGCCTCCTtctatatttataaaaatgtattttggctCGTCTATGTTTACGGTGACtctataaataaacacagttcaACAAGAGacttcctcctgcaggagaAACTGACTCAAACACATgtgagcttgaaaaaaaaacccccaaaaaacccacATGTCTGtcagggaggggaaaaaaaaaaaaatcgcgTGACACGGCAGAGCAACGGCTAATTCTGCGTCGTAAATCACTTTTGCGACGCACGGCAGCTGTCTCGAGGGAAAGCAGGGCTGCAATTTTAGGAAACGCTCTCCCGTCCCATGATGCTGTGCCAGACTGCTGAAGCTGAAGGGGAGGATTTGTGTTTAATAATCTGAGCATCCCCTCTTCTGTGGACCCGACCCgaccatcctcctcctcctcctcctcctcctccctgccccGGTAcgcagccagccagccagcgaGGGAACAAAATGTTCCTGCACCGGGATGGGAGGAGCCTATCACCGGCCGAGTTATTTATACCGAGCCGCGGGGAGGCTGCTGCTTGCCTAGCAACACgggacagggagggagggagggaggagagagggcgAGGGAGTATGTATATGCATGAGAAagccagggagagagagagagcgagggaggataGCGTGTGAACCTTAGCCTGGCCCACATCAAGATGCCAATAAGCTGGAGGTCATCGTCCAAAATCGTGACAGAGCAGGAAGCTTCCCGTCGCCTCCGATCCACACAAGGAGCAGGTGCAAAGCATGCAGGGACGGCCGCGGCTcggtttaaagaaaaaaaaacgccatcttctccttcattcattcattcattcattcattcctctaGAGCAGCTTTGTGTCTCTCATCTCCATCCAAACATCACTTATCctgctgccaaaataaaagcatggagctgctgcaggagctgcagtgtCAGCGCTGCAGGTTACATAACAGCAGCACATACATGTCGAGCCTGACACCTATTTACaaacactggtggtggtggtgggggattAAAACTCACCATGGCTTGCTCGATCTTGTTGTCGATGGCCACCACACTTGCACCAgaggagctgaaacacacaaaggaTAACActgttatataaaaaaaagatgcaccatgaaggagacgaggagacaaggagacaaGGGAGGAGAGAATGAGCAACAAAGCAGATGGAGGTCGAGTAAGAAGCAGGTTCGGACGCGACGTTTACCTGCTGTCGACCCGCACCGACGCGCTCTCCTTCCCGAGCACCGAGGACAGAAACGAAATCGAGAAATTCCTCAGCTGACAAACGCCAAGATCCATCGCCACCGTGTAACACTGGGAGTTCATGCTACCCCGTCCATTAAAACCCCGACAGGCGAGACATCCGGCggtagaaaataataataataataacaattaaaaatcaGCGCATTATTGGGATTATCGGTGGCGGCGGGGCGGCTCGTCTGTCCGGGTCGCGACCGCAGCGCTGCCAGCCGGGACGGAGCACACAAAGACTGAGCGGAGCGGCGGGCTGCGGCTCCGCACACACCGCGGCTCCCTCTCCTCATCATGTatgcaggagcagaggagggggagacaggAGCCAGCGGCCGCGCGATTGGCCGGCGAGCGAGCTCATTAGCATAATATATGCGAGGGGAGGGCGCAGCTGATTGGAGGAGAGGCTCTACCTGCTGCAGCGGCCTCTATAAGAGCCACGAAACGGAGCCGAAAAACACGAGCTGAGCGACAGTTTAACAgcgcatgtttgtgttttatcaccACGTTTAAtctgtgaaatgtgattttaaagtgCAGGTTTCCTCCTCAGGAGCGATGGGAGAACTTCAGTGACGCAATGTCTCCCCCTATTGGTTGATAGTTCATCTAACGCAGGCTCCTCTGTGTAATCTGAGTAAATGTGATCAATTGCTGACCTCAGCTCCGTCCAGATGTCAGGTGAGGAGTGGACGAGCACTGACATCTTGAAAGGAAgtgaggatgaaaacaaaaaaaggggggtcaGGTGGCGCAAACAACAGGACGATAAGCTCCTTTGTCCTCCTCTGATGGGAGTTAACGTGGGAACACACTGTTCTCTGCAGAACAACGGGaccacctcccctcctcttatTCTCCATCGCCGCCGACGCTAATCGTTTGGAAAGTTTTACTGAATGTTCTCGTTGGAAGAGTGACTCCTCGGGAAAACAGAGACGATGAGTCAACGTTGATCAGTCGGAAACGAGCTGACtaaaactgccaaaatcaaaCGTATATAAGAGGACAACAAAAAGACTCAATGCATGAGTAAATCGAGGCATTAAACAacatataaaatgtgacataaatgtatatttctgcattgtcttcctttatttttccactAATTTATTTTtgccatgttttcatttgtttttgtcagtttccgTCCTCGGTATTGGACTGATgatcagacagaaacaagatatttaaaagatattttgtgTCAAATATTTTGTGACACTTGAGTCTGAATGATCAATCGGTTTAATCAGACATTTCTTACTTGTTTACTTGAgcaataaaagaacaaaaattgGTGTTAACTATTCATTTAATCAAGTAAGAAAAAGAATAGTTTGTTGCGTTGCTCCTCAGTCTCTACGTGTAATgaaatgactgttttctgtcagtaaactaaaataatttaaaaacattcaagttCACAAAGATATAAAAGAGCAAATCCTCAGTTTAGAATCTCTGACTGTTTAATGACTGACGAGATGATGTGATTATCAGaacatgaaacagtttgttgattaatcgtgtcatttttaaagcaacgCTGGCAGAAATTAAGTTGTTTGCAGCATCTAGAAAATGTCTACTGAGATAACTTCTTATTCCACTGTGATATTAAACTTGATATCTTTGCGCAGAGCTGCAATTAATCAACTGGTTTCAGTAAAGTTTAGCTAgtttcagcttctttaatgtgatgatttgctgcttttctcgtgtgtttgggtttttttggacTGTTCATTAAAAGAGAAACAATGTGAAGACATTACTTTGTGCTCTGGGAACTTAGAAAGAGCCgttttaaccattttttaaGACTAATTTTACagataattgttagttgcagtcACTAACAGGTGACCTGACCTGACCTCGTATAACAAAGATAATAGTTAGTTCCAGCCCTAAAATAACCTAAATCTCATTAAGGGGAACACTAATATTGTGATTGGACTGTATGAAGGTGTGGGCTGGTCGTTCCCATggaaacacacaggtgagataAACGGCGCacaaagaagaggaagcagcTTTTATGTAAATAAGTGgtggagattaaaaaaagagtgaaacTGGAACGCTGCCTGCAGCCGGGGTGCGGCCTCCTCCTCGCTAACTGACCTCTAACTGCTGCTCATTCACATTCACGCCGCTTAATGACTCTGACTGCGCTGAAGGGCGTCAACAACAGCATAAAGCTGTAAGCGGCAGTGTCCTGCTTTAAGCACCTTAGCCGTTATATCTGTCTCGAGCTGGAACATTCATTAAGTGGCGGCCAAGTTCATCGAGCGGGAGATTGGACAGTCTTTCACTTCCTCTGTTTCGGTCTGCTGACGGGAACTTTGACGGGAGTGATTGAGTGATTTTTAGAGAACAGGAATGTGACGTTTGttctccttttgtctttttgttgcttCCACATTGTCGACACCTTATTCACACATGCGTAGACGAAGACATGTTGGGAGGAAACGTGGGCTTTTCTGTCGGTTGAGGACTTCGTGTTTATGACGAACTGGAACTGTGATGCTCGTCTCTGGCAGTTTGAGATCGGaggcaaaacattaaaactaatgAAGCAGTCACGACTATTGGCCGGGGACACGCTACAGAGAGCGAACACCAGCCAAACACGCTTCCACGCTCACATGTACGAGCAGAAGCAGGAACATCGTGTCCTCACACACCTCCAGGGAAGGCTGAGCGGGAGTTTGAACATGCTGCGGTGACGTGATGCAGGTAGAGGCGGGCGCAACGTTCACGCACGTTCACACGCTTTGATAGCTGCAGGCCAATATTCAACCACAAGCACGACCAAACGTACACAACCCCCATGCTGCCGGACCTCGACCCTATACGCTACCACCGCCGCCGCTGACCCTGTTATAACGTGACAACACCACATCCATCGTTACCTCTTCAGATGCTTCTCCAGCTCCCAGAAGAGCAGCTTTAGGGCCATGGCGTTCCTGCCCTGCGCTCCTCCTGCCCCAGCCAGCCCCTTCTCTCTCATTGATGCCCCCTTTTAGTCCAAAAAcaccccccaaaacaaacaccaccaccaccaccaccgccgccgccacctcctcctcctccgtccgCCTGACCTGCGCCCTTTGGCCCCCTGCTCCCCTTCAGCAGCGAGCGCTTCACATGGGGGAGCCTGAGCAACAATGGAGACCCGGTTGGATGGAAGTGGGAGTGTTTGTGCGTACAACGGGAGCGCGCCTTAGCGGGTTAAGTCCTCCTGATTGCCCCTGAATCACATATAGACTCTCTGGCGATTGGGTGAGCGGCGAGTGGCGGGGGGGAGACAGGAGGGTGGGCCGTGATGTCACCTCCGCCCTTCTGTTGTTGCATAAACCGTCAGCAGAGATTAGGCTGATCCGTCCAATAGGATGAGCTACTTTTGACCACACACCACATTAGCGCGCCCACGACGCCACTCCCTTTCTCGCCCCGTTCATTTCCTGCAACATCCCCTCTCTGTGATGGCGGCGGAAACTCTCACATTCACCCTCAAACTCcctgagaataaaaacaaacatccaccCTCTGCCTCCGTCCGTCAGCCGACTCAATGTGTACGTATGTCTGGAGCCGTCCTGTCACCTCTCATCAgtggatgcacacacacgcccCTCGCAGTGCGGATGTCCACTGGAGCGTGCCTCACGTGTACCTCCATGTTGGCGGCCGTTCACATGACAGCGCTGAACAAAGACCATCATAACAAGGTGGCTAGAAAACTCGAGAGAAACTCAAGA
This genomic interval from Acanthopagrus latus isolate v.2019 chromosome 24, fAcaLat1.1, whole genome shotgun sequence contains the following:
- the zgc:65895 gene encoding TSC22 domain family protein 1 isoform X3 gives rise to the protein MNSQCYTVAMDLGVCQLRNFSISFLSSVLGKESASVRVDSSSSGASVVAIDNKIEQAMDLVKSHLMYAVREEVEVLKEQIKELIERNSQLEQENNLLKNLASPEQMAQFQAQVQTGGSPTGNGQPAVPAPAGTTQALPSSQSSSTSA